The following is a genomic window from Elaeis guineensis isolate ETL-2024a chromosome 10, EG11, whole genome shotgun sequence.
TGGTCAAATGGCATTACTTCATTCAAAGAGCTCAATTCAAAACTGAACCTACTCCAACTGACTGCAATATGTAAGAACAAAACGTTAGAAACTTCGGATTGCAGTGAAAGCCTTCTTCCCACTGCCACCTTTTGACCCAGCTGGAATGACTTTTAGAACATTGAACCTCACAGTCTTGGACAATGGCCTGAAGAAACAAGTAATCCATATGATATAGGATACTGACGTGTATAAAAGGAAGTGAACTTTAGAAGAGCCATTTTATAGAAATTTTAACCAAACCCACCCGACATCATATAAGTAAAACAAAGTAGATTCCTGTACTACTGTAGGATGAACTAAAGTAAACATAGTAAGCTCATTTAAAACCTTAGGGCTCGTTTGGTTTTTGACAAGAATTTTCTTTTGTTGGAAATTTTTTTCTGAAAAGTTGATTCCTAAGAATATGATGCCTAGGAAGGTAGTTATAGCATTTTGATTGACCATGAAAAAATGATACATTCCAGAATACCTTATATTTAATTGAACGtcgactttttaaaaaaataatataaaatatctattatatctttaataaaagaaaaaatcctgTCCCATTCTAATCATGGCTTTGTAAATGCTTTTGGATAAAAAAATCCTAATTCCCTTCACATGGGAAAGCCAAAAACTCATGTCCTACACGAATTTTCTTTCCAATAAAATATAGAAAGTTTATTCCCACAAGAATACCACTtttcaatctctctcttttgaAAACTCCAACCTACCAAGAAGGATTCTTTCATTTTCCCGTAGCCCACACTTTCCCTCCTCTTCTTGTGAACCTATCGAGTCCTAAAAGCATTATGATAGGTAGATCATAGGGCCTACCTGCACTGGCCAATGATAACATGATCTCCTTCCTTCACACGGAAGCATGGGGATATGTGTGCTGCAATATTTGAATGCCTCTTCTCATACCTGGAAGACAAAATAGTCATTTAATTATAATATTGTGAACTCAGTAGCACGGAAAGCACAACAAAGCCACCACAAATTGGCCTACCTCTGATACTTCTTCACGTAGTGGAGGTAATTTCTACGGACAATAATGGTTCTGTTCATCTTGGCACTATGGCATGTGCCAGCTAAAATGCGACCCCTAATAGAAACATTACCAGTGAACGGGCATTTCTTGTCAACGTATGCAcctacacacaaaaaaaaaaaggatacatGTTAAATTAAGGACCTGTATTGTGCATGATGTACCATAGGCAAAGATAAATTGGTATACCATACAGCTTATTACACGATAGTAAGAGCAGTCAACACACTTGAAGATCATAGGCAATCCTTTTGTGGGCCTATCTAGCCCAAATATCCAAGAAAAAGGTTATTGATCagaaaaagatgtttaaatcagaATTCCTGCTGTTTCTAGATTTATATAGCATCTGTTTCTAATTTGTGATGTTGCCATGTAACCTATAGAAAATAGCTCAGACATGAAAACTCTACCTCATATTTTATCATACATCTGTTAAAACGCCATATCCAGACTAGTATCTCTACCCAACTTTTCTTGCTCGTTATTTAAGAATTATAACGAAGAgaaaataaatgaaaaatatGGAAAACCAAGTACACAGTAAAGCTAACAACTCATATAGGCACAGCATGACTTCAAGCATAAGATAATGCTTCCTTATGAGAAGCCAAACAGGTGATTGGTGATTTGGTACTATATGTgatttatataaccaaaaaaacaaaagaaacacACCATCTTATTCTCAGgatcacaaaaagaaaaaaggggaaacTGCATACTTTCGTAGAAAAATACTGAATGGCTAAAAGATAGATGTTGTATGTAAGGTAAAATGTtaagaaaacaaaataaaatgaaaaagatCCATATTTTACCCTTATCTATCCAATCATTACAAGGAAACTCGCACAATGCCTTTGCTCATGAGGCTCCTTCCGTGTGTCCCCAGAATACCCTCTTACGTATTCATGTGTTTCCCACCCACATGTTTCCCAGCATCACCACTCATATGTGGCGGTAATATGGAGCATGTGGTTCTCAACAATCATGTCGAGGGTTCAAACCATCATATCTcacatttatcatttatttttttatcatttctttTAAAAGCACATGCATTGCACATGTCACACCATAGGTTAATAAGATATTACATAATACATGATCAAAACCTGAAGTTATATGTTATCTAGTTTATGTCAAATATACAGACAAGGTGACAGCCACCATCAAGAAAAGAACAAAATTTGCTAAGGTGGATGTATGGTAGGTTAGAGTTCCAATATAAAAAGCCTAAGAATTGTACCACTTGGGAAAAAATCAACTATCAAACACAGTTGAATAGAAGTCATACAGAAGAAATTGAGGCAACAAAAAGCTAAGAAGAGGTACTCTGATCTTTGTTGAAGAACTTAGGAAGTTAAAAAAAGACCTAAGATAACTAGGGTGGAAGTTGAGATGAAGGACATGGAAAGTAAAATTAATTAGCAAATGGACATTCTTGAAGCCTACAACAAATAGTCAGGGAAAAATTGATAGTTATGGTTATAGTTTATAGAGAGGTGAGGATCTTGTTTATTAACCGTAGATAACAAGTGTTACTTAAAATCCAAGGACCTTGTAGATGCATAAGAAGCCTATCTGGATTGATCCAATTTTGGTTGTATTTATGGAGTAGTTATGCTGCTTTGCAAAGATATTGGCATCAAGCAAATGCATAAACATCCTCGCTTGGCGTGGTTGGAGATGACAACTAATAACTGGCAAATAGTCAAAAATCACTAAGCATTCTTGTCATTAAGGTCAATTAACGTCCTTTAGGTCAACTTGTATCATGTCTTcaaagattttcaaaagaaacgAAGACAGAAAAGATAATCCAACCACTGAAAAATTGTGAGCATAAAAAGTAAATTGAGATAGCTGAAAAAACGAAAACGCTAGCTTAACCTTCAAACaaagaataatatgagaaggttCTCCAGGATGTAGCACCTCATGAAtcttaaatttttctctctttttaaggGGAAAAAAGGGAAAGAATAATGGTTGAGATACGTGACAGGCTtaaaggtgaaaaaaaaaaagtaccacTCCATGCACATTCTCAGTTTGTTGCTTGCGGTATGAAACCTCATTTTCATTTCCTTTTGAACAATTATACTTAAATTTTGTATCTTTATCATCAAAATTTGCAGCAGATGAGAACTTCCAATTAAAAGAAAATATTGAAAAAGATCTCATATTGAGATACAAAACAAAATGTTTGGCACCTACACAGCTGCCAAATGCAAATGGCATTCACTAAAATGTAAGATCAGCATGTAAACTGAGAAATTTATATAAGGAAGAGAGGTTAAGAATTCAGACCTTCAATAGCTTCCCTAGGAGTCTTGAATCCAAGACCAATACTCTTCCAGAAGCGGTTCCCACCCTTACCAGGTCTCTTCCCCTTACCAGATTTCTTCGAGCTGCAACATCCCTAGCACTTGTCAAAGGAACATGCTTACATATAAAATTGCAAATAGAGGGTAAGAGAGAAGAAAAGTTTCTTACCAAAGGAAAACCTTTGGCTGCTTAAGGAAAGCCCTCTCAGTCTGCATTTAAAATCCATGAATGCAAAGCATCACAATTCAGAAAATATTATAAAATCCTT
Proteins encoded in this region:
- the LOC105059888 gene encoding small ribosomal subunit protein uS17; amino-acid sequence: MAEQTERAFLKQPKVFLCSKKSGKGKRPGKGGNRFWKSIGLGFKTPREAIEGAYVDKKCPFTGNVSIRGRILAGTCHSAKMNRTIIVRRNYLHYVKKYQRYEKRHSNIAAHISPCFRVKEGDHVIIGQCRPLSKTVRFNVLKVIPAGSKGGSGKKAFTAIRSF